Within the Streptosporangium album genome, the region CAGGTCACGGATGTTGCCCATATGAGCGACGGGCACGTAACCGGCGGCGTGCCGGTCTTCGATCGCCTGGCGGTCGACGGCGTAGACGTTGCCGTAGCGGCGGGTCTCTACCAGCAGCCGCCCCGCGTCACGAAGCTTGTCCAGGTGCTCGGCGCTAACGAACTCATACCCGTGTGCCCGGCCGGTGCCGACCTTGAGCTTGGGCAGCAGCACGAACTGCGGATCGGCCTGGGTGAGGGCGGCGGTGATGGTGTCCTTGCCGCTGGCCGGCGGGCCATACAGAACGATCCCCTGTGTTCTCACGTGAGGATCCGCTTGAGGGCTTCGCGGGTCTGGTCGGCGAGGCTGATCGCCGCACCAAGTCGGTTGTCGACCGTGACGTGAGCCGTGGGCGGGCTGACCTCGACTTGGAGACTCTCCGCGTATTGCTCCCAGTTGTCCAGCTTCCACGCGTCGCGGGCGGCTCCGCGGAACTCGATGTATTCGCGCATGGACTCGGTGTCGCAGCGGACCCAGATCGCCGCCACGTCGACGCCCTTGGCCGCGCACCGGTTCTCCAGGCGGGTGAACCACGCCTCATCCTTCAACTCGGCGATGAACGGCGCGGACAAGATGGCCGAGGTCCCGACCTTGAGGTTGTCCCACGCGGTCTCCATCAGGCACCGGTACTCAAAGGGCCGGACCTCTTTGAGATACAGGTCGGTGTGGCGGTCGTGCGGGTCGCCGCCGAGGGAGACGAGCAACCGCTCGACGATGCACCGGGTCAGGGAGTCCTTGTCCAGGAACGCCCAGCCGGTGATGTCGGACAGGAAGCGGGAGAACTCGGTCTTGCCGGATCCGGCGTATCCGCCGACCAGGACGAGGATGGGTTTGGGGCTGCCTCCGCCGTGGCGTCGGCGCCAGGCGTCGACCACCCGGCCGCGCAACAGAGCCGGTGGGGAATCGCCCGAGGTGATGCCGCCGATGGAGACCTTGGTGAAGGCTGCTTCGATGACCTGGGCGGCGGCGTTGTCGGCGTCGGGATCAGCGGGTGCAGGCAAATCGGAAATCACGATTTCCGCTTTCTGTGATTCACCGGGCAGAGCGGGACGAAAGCCGAGTTCGGGCTCGGTGGTCTCATAGAGCAGGCAGTAAGCGCGCCGGTAATGCGGGCCGGGGAACGTCGTTCCGTGCTCGTGTCCCCACAGGGTTTGGAGACTGCCCGCGGGGACGCTCAGGCCGTGGCGGGCGGCGGCCTGGCGGAGCCGTTCGCCTGCGGCCTCCAGGGTCAGGCCGTGGGCTTCGCGGTGTTCCCGCAGGCGGGAGGGGGTCCAGCCGGGGCGCTGGGTCGTCTTCATTGCATACCTTCGCCTTCACGCTGTGGGGGTGGTGCGCGGTGTGCGGTCGTGCATGTGAAAACGCTTATGTAATTGGTCGTTGAAAGCAACTGCAGAAGCTTAACCAGCTCAGCGTGATACCGGAAACCCGCAGCTCACGGTGGAATTAGGTAACGCCGAAAGGCGAAAGACACCGCAGGGCAAGGGAGTAGGCGATGAACGTGGACCCCCAGCGGATCATCTGGGAATTGACCGCGATCCGGGCAGAGCTGGATGAGTTGGCGTGCCGGCTCGGTGAGATCACCGTTGTTCTTCGAAGACTGCCGCCTCCAGAGCGACGAGCCGATCCCCCAACTCCTTGATGCCCTGGCGCATCAGGGCGAGTTGGTCCAGGATCTCCGCGGTCGCGCCGGAGGTCTCCGGTTCGGTGGTCTCGGCGGGGGTGTCGCGGACGAAGACGCCTTTGCCTTGCTGGCCGATCACGAGGCCTTCGGTGCGCAGCACGCTGATTGCGGCTTTGACGACGCTGGCGGAGACGTCGAAGCGCTCGCCCAGTTGGGCGATGGATGGCAGGGCCGTGCCGGGGGTGAGGGTGCCGGTGCGGATCTGGCCGCGTAGTTCGTCGACGATCTGCAGGTAGGCCGGTCGGCCGGTCTTCTCCACCATTATCTGCTTCGTCTCGCTTCGTCTCGCTTCGCGGTGCTTCGTCTTGCTCCACTTTGTTTCGCTTCCAGTTGAGCACACCCAGGTAAAGAAACCAACCAAGCCGTCGAAGAACCCATTGACAGCTTAGAATGCCAAGTATTCTATGTATTCCAAGACTTCTATCTAGCAGAGGACACGATCACCATGCGCACCATCCCTATCCCCGTCGACGTCACCAAGTTGCAGATCACCTGCGTCAAGCCCGCCAAGCCCCGCCTCGTCAACAAGGACACCGGCGAGATCAAGCGCGACAAGGACGGCAACGTCATGTACGAACTCACCCTGCTGTTCGAGGACGACTTCGGCCGGATGGAACTGGTCAAGGTCAGCACCACCCCCGAACCGCAGGTCATCGCCGGAGAGGAGATCGTCCCGGTCGGCCTGGTCGGCTACGTCTGGGAACAGGGCGGACGCTGGGGCATCTCCTACCGGGCCACCTCCTTCCTCCCCGCCGGCTCCACCCCCTCCGCCCCCTCGGTCAGAACGGGGGCGGACCTGTGATCGACCTCGGCCACCCGTTACTCAAGGTCCTCGCCGCCCTGCTCGTGCTGATCGCCTGGCGGCGCTGGGCTCCGCTCTCCTACTGGTACGTCCTCGTCTTTCCCCGTAAAGCCGTCTGGCT harbors:
- a CDS encoding guanylate kinase, which encodes MRTQGIVLYGPPASGKDTITAALTQADPQFVLLPKLKVGTGRAHGYEFVSAEHLDKLRDAGRLLVETRRYGNVYAVDRQAIEDRHAAGYVPVAHMGNIRDLRQLIGTVPDSWLRVLLWVPREVTEQRSHARGDVDTGKRLTAWDETLADMEANTDAGFFHLRIHTDRLSADAAAEEIMGAYDRLRAAILPREGVCPP
- a CDS encoding AAA family ATPase codes for the protein MKTTQRPGWTPSRLREHREAHGLTLEAAGERLRQAAARHGLSVPAGSLQTLWGHEHGTTFPGPHYRRAYCLLYETTEPELGFRPALPGESQKAEIVISDLPAPADPDADNAAAQVIEAAFTKVSIGGITSGDSPPALLRGRVVDAWRRRHGGGSPKPILVLVGGYAGSGKTEFSRFLSDITGWAFLDKDSLTRCIVERLLVSLGGDPHDRHTDLYLKEVRPFEYRCLMETAWDNLKVGTSAILSAPFIAELKDEAWFTRLENRCAAKGVDVAAIWVRCDTESMREYIEFRGAARDAWKLDNWEQYAESLQVEVSPPTAHVTVDNRLGAAISLADQTREALKRILT
- a CDS encoding winged helix-turn-helix domain-containing protein, whose product is MVEKTGRPAYLQIVDELRGQIRTGTLTPGTALPSIAQLGERFDVSASVVKAAISVLRTEGLVIGQQGKGVFVRDTPAETTEPETSGATAEILDQLALMRQGIKELGDRLVALEAAVFEEQR
- a CDS encoding SCO3933 family regulatory protein; translated protein: MRTIPIPVDVTKLQITCVKPAKPRLVNKDTGEIKRDKDGNVMYELTLLFEDDFGRMELVKVSTTPEPQVIAGEEIVPVGLVGYVWEQGGRWGISYRATSFLPAGSTPSAPSVRTGADL